A window of Ovis canadensis isolate MfBH-ARS-UI-01 breed Bighorn chromosome X, ARS-UI_OviCan_v2, whole genome shotgun sequence contains these coding sequences:
- the LOC138930616 gene encoding histone H2B 1/2-like — MSEPTPDTSEEDVIPKEMGTSEIEPSDTEMAEAGPSNPDPCDAEPKKAKRKTAKGRRCRRHRCRQGNFSSFATYFPRVLKQVHTGLSLSRESVNVLDSFVKDMFERIAEEAGRLAHCSRRCTIMTEDIQTAVRLLLPGELGKYAVSEASKAVARYRTSR, encoded by the coding sequence ATGTCTGAACCAACCCCTGACACCTCGGAGGAAGACGTGATCCCCAAAGAAATGGGCACCTCTGAAATTGAGCCCTCTGATACGGAGATGGCGGAAGCAGGGCCCTCCAATCCAGACCCGTGTGATGCGGAACCAAAAAAGGCAAAGCGGAAGACAGCTAAGGGCCGCCGTTGCCGTCGCCACCGCTGCCGTCAGGGCAACTTCTCAAGCTTTGCTACCTATTTCCCTAGGGTGCTGAAGCAAGTACATACAGGCCTGAGTCTTTCCCGTGAGTCCGTGAACGTCCTGGACTCGTTCGTGAAAGATATGTTCGAGCGGATTGCCGAAGAGGCCGGGCGCCTGGCCCACTGCAGCAGGCGCTGCACCATCATGACCGAAGACATCCAGACAGCCGTGCGTCTTCTGTTGCCTGGGGAGCTTGGCAAGTACGCCGTGTCCGAGGCCAGCAAGGCGGTTGCCAGATACCGCACCAGCAGATGA